DNA from Comamonas serinivorans:
GTTGCACAGGTTCTTCACCGCGTTCGTGTCGTGGCTGACGAACAGCACCGTGCCGGTCTGCATGAACTCGCGCAGGAACCGCATGCACTTCTGCGTGAAGAAGGCGTCGCCCACCGCCAGCGCCTCGTCGATGACCAGGATGTCCGCGTCCACGTGGGCGATGACGGCGAACGCCAGCCGCACCAGCATGCCGCTGGAATAGGTCTTGACCGGCTGGTCGATGAACGCGCCGATGTCGGCAAAGGCCTCGATGGCCGCAAAGCGCTCACGCGTGACGTGCTCGGCCTGCCCCAGCACGCCGGCGTTGAAGAACACGTTCTCGCGCCCGGTGAACTCCGGGTTGAAACCGGAGCCCAGCTCCAGCAAGGCCGCCACGCGGCCTTGCACCTGCACCTCGCCGTTGGTGGGATAAAGCGTGCCGCAGATGATCTGCAGCAGCGTGGATTTGCCCGAGCCGTTGCGGCCGATGATGCCGACCGTCTGGCCGCGCATGACCTCGAGGTCCACCCCGTGCAGCGCCCAGAACTCGCGGTAATGGTTGCGGGGCGACAACCCCAGCCAGCGCCGCAAGCGCGGCACCACGAACTGCAGCAGGCGCTGCGCAGGCGCCGCGTAGATCTGGTAGCACTTGGACAGCCCCGTCACGCGGATGGCCGACGCGGCGCCCGAGGGCGCCTCGGCCGGGGTCACGTCCGCTGCGGCCAGCATGCGCAGGGCCGGTTGCACGGTGTCAGAGCACATCGGCAAACCCCTTGCGCGTGGCCTGAAACCCCGCGAACCCCAGCCAGGCCAGCACCAGGGCGACGCCGGTGTAGGCCAGCAGGCCGGCCCAATCGGGCGCCTGCCCCCAGATCAGCACGGCGCGCCCCTGCTCGATGATGAAGGTCAGCGGGTTGGCCTGCATGAACAGGCGGTACTCCTGCGGGATGGCGGTCAGCGGAAAAAACACCGGCGACATGAACAGCAAGATGGTGGTGATCACCACCATCACCTGGCCCAGGTCACGCAGGTACACCCCCAGCGCACTGGCCAGC
Protein-coding regions in this window:
- a CDS encoding ABC transporter ATP-binding protein; protein product: MLAAADVTPAEAPSGAASAIRVTGLSKCYQIYAAPAQRLLQFVVPRLRRWLGLSPRNHYREFWALHGVDLEVMRGQTVGIIGRNGSGKSTLLQIICGTLYPTNGEVQVQGRVAALLELGSGFNPEFTGRENVFFNAGVLGQAEHVTRERFAAIEAFADIGAFIDQPVKTYSSGMLVRLAFAVIAHVDADILVIDEALAVGDAFFTQKCMRFLREFMQTGTVLFVSHDTNAVKNLCNHAIWLDQGRVRMQGTPKAVSEAYLREFYAQQGQGADPVEVVEAPETEVLGDQRLPFLNASNLRNDLQVFPHDPQAASFGTGQARITAVQLCDAAGQALAWAVGGEAVRLRIVVRAHQALTQPIVGFVVKDRLGQVLFGENTYLNYQLNPVRCEAGEELVAEFAFWMPRMPVGDYTVTASIAEGTQQDHVQHHWVFDALAFRSESSSASAGLVGLPMQDVRLAVRHMTGEEP